One genomic segment of Alkalicoccobacillus plakortidis includes these proteins:
- the grpE gene encoding nucleotide exchange factor GrpE, producing the protein MSKENEQQEKAEQKEQEQEQEMADVMEGQVIEEQEEADEVSVEAAHQAEVAELNNRLLRVQADYDNFRRRSREEKESAAKYRAQGFVEELLPALDNFERALSVNPEGEEATSLAQGLNMVYNQLQEALKKEGVTVIETVGETFDPHLHQAVMQVEEEGFESNQIVEELQKGYKLKDRVLRPSMVKVNA; encoded by the coding sequence ATGAGTAAAGAGAATGAACAACAAGAAAAAGCTGAACAAAAAGAGCAAGAACAAGAGCAGGAAATGGCTGATGTGATGGAAGGTCAGGTTATTGAAGAGCAAGAAGAAGCAGATGAAGTATCTGTTGAAGCTGCTCATCAGGCTGAAGTTGCTGAGCTGAACAACCGCTTATTACGTGTTCAAGCAGACTATGATAATTTCCGCAGACGTTCTCGTGAAGAAAAAGAATCAGCGGCTAAATACAGAGCACAAGGTTTTGTAGAAGAATTACTTCCGGCACTTGATAACTTTGAGCGTGCCCTTTCTGTGAATCCAGAAGGAGAGGAAGCTACATCACTAGCTCAAGGATTAAACATGGTGTACAACCAGCTTCAAGAAGCATTAAAAAAAGAAGGTGTCACTGTTATTGAAACAGTTGGCGAAACCTTTGATCCTCATTTACATCAAGCTGTTATGCAGGTTGAAGAGGAAGGATTTGAATCTAATCAAATCGTAGAAGAATTACAAAAAGGATATAAGCTAAAGGACCGTGTATTACGTCCTTCTATGGTGAAAGTAAACGCATAA